One window of Methanogenium organophilum genomic DNA carries:
- a CDS encoding UbiX family flavin prenyltransferase, whose product MKKRFVVAVTGASGMVYARRLLEVLQDRAEVHLIISDIAHKIAEYEGVDFSGFDVVYADNANMFADLASGSFRYDGMVVIPCSMKTLAAIASGFSDNLITRTADVCLKERRTCILMPREMPLSRIHLKNMLSLDEAGATIMVISPAFYTRPRSIEDLIDMVVARVLDHLNIEHTLSTRWSGEY is encoded by the coding sequence TTGTGGCAGTTACCGGTGCAAGCGGGATGGTGTATGCACGGCGCCTTCTGGAGGTTCTCCAGGACAGGGCAGAGGTGCATCTCATTATCTCAGATATTGCACACAAAATTGCAGAATACGAAGGGGTGGATTTCTCAGGGTTTGACGTGGTCTATGCAGATAATGCCAATATGTTTGCGGACCTTGCAAGCGGTTCATTCCGGTATGACGGGATGGTTGTCATTCCATGCAGTATGAAGACACTTGCTGCCATTGCATCGGGATTTTCAGATAATCTCATCACGCGAACTGCAGATGTCTGCCTGAAAGAGAGGCGAACATGCATTCTGATGCCGCGGGAGATGCCTCTTTCCCGGATTCATCTGAAGAATATGCTATCTCTGGATGAAGCAGGGGCAACAATCATGGTTATCAGCCCGGCGTTTTATACACGACCCCGGTCTATTGAGGACCTTATCGACATGGTTGTCGCCCGTGTCCTTGACCACCTGAACATTGAACATACTCTCAGTACACGATGGAGTGGTGAATACTAA
- a CDS encoding aconitase X catalytic domain-containing protein, whose amino-acid sequence MYLDSEDEKILAGEYGETRRKMMEILVALGKVFGAEKFVPITSAQVAGASYKTIGKWGLEWLRSLDARVAVPAVLNPIGMPRERWQEMGIPSDFADKQNAVLQAYRRLGVKLECTCTPYYINRTSYGDHVAWSESSAVSYANSVIGARTNREGGPSALAAAIIGKTPYYGLHLWENRMPQVAFRIEAEETVHASHYGAIGYLAGKEAGNRVPIFTGIRPNRDQLKALGAAMAASGAVALYHVDGITPDSRVLRERGMDISVLETITITGEEIEAIFKEQTVDAVAIGCPHCSEDELEEIAGLLKGKTVKIPLYIFAARGVAQANPNLVGTIEMSGAKVWEDTCIVVSPGMDHFGTIMVNSGKAFAYVPNMCGAAAVLGSTEECIAAALGE is encoded by the coding sequence ATGTACCTTGATTCAGAAGATGAAAAGATTCTTGCAGGAGAATATGGCGAAACCCGCAGGAAAATGATGGAGATCCTCGTCGCTCTGGGGAAGGTCTTCGGGGCAGAGAAGTTTGTACCAATCACCAGTGCACAGGTGGCAGGTGCATCGTATAAGACAATAGGGAAATGGGGACTTGAATGGCTGAGAAGTCTTGACGCACGGGTGGCAGTGCCTGCTGTTTTAAACCCCATCGGGATGCCGCGTGAACGATGGCAGGAGATGGGTATCCCGTCTGATTTTGCAGATAAGCAGAATGCTGTCCTGCAGGCATACCGTCGGCTTGGCGTCAAACTGGAGTGTACCTGCACTCCATACTATATCAACCGGACATCCTATGGGGATCATGTTGCATGGTCAGAGTCATCCGCAGTGAGTTATGCAAACTCTGTGATCGGTGCCCGGACAAACCGTGAAGGTGGCCCGTCTGCGCTTGCTGCGGCAATTATCGGGAAGACACCATACTATGGGTTGCATCTCTGGGAAAACAGGATGCCACAGGTGGCGTTTCGAATAGAAGCGGAGGAAACAGTTCATGCCAGTCATTACGGTGCCATCGGGTATCTGGCGGGGAAGGAGGCAGGAAATCGTGTGCCTATCTTCACCGGAATTCGGCCAAACCGTGATCAGCTGAAGGCGCTGGGTGCTGCAATGGCTGCGAGTGGTGCGGTGGCGCTGTATCATGTTGACGGAATCACTCCCGATTCCCGTGTTCTGAGGGAACGTGGGATGGATATCTCTGTTCTTGAAACGATCACCATTACCGGTGAAGAGATTGAGGCCATATTTAAGGAACAGACTGTTGATGCAGTGGCAATTGGATGTCCGCATTGCTCAGAGGACGAACTTGAGGAGATTGCGGGCCTTCTGAAGGGAAAAACGGTAAAAATACCACTCTACATATTTGCTGCACGGGGAGTTGCACAGGCGAATCCAAATCTTGTGGGAACTATTGAGATGTCGGGTGCAAAGGTATGGGAGGACACCTGCATCGTTGTCTCTCCCGGAATGGATCATTTTGGCACAATTATGGTCAATTCCGGAAAGGCTTTCGCGTATGTGCCGAATATGTGCGGTGCTGCAGCAGTTCTTGGTTCAACTGAGGAATGCATTGCTGCTGCACTGGGTGAATAA
- a CDS encoding UbiD family decarboxylase — protein MRNFIEKMREEGRVIDIEDPCSTIFEAPKLASETDDLLFFHKLDGDRKGVMNVTASRASLSCALGVPEHDIVPRLAATGQNGTIMEGERLNMGQPDLSSLPVMKHFPLDAGRYLTSAVVFSQYGGVENASIHRMQVLDEKRLAARLVEGRHTHSLLQDALADGERLPVAITIGTHPAVTFASCTRVPQGKEMQYAAELLGGDISLNTCSNGVRVPDAEIVLEGYIGSETTEEGPFVDITGTYDPIRQGPVIELTGMYMKPDAIYHGILPAGNEHKILMGMPYEPKIFQAVAGVTRVKNVVLTTGGCGYLHGIVQIKKSTQGDAKNAIMAAFAAHTSLKHVVVVDEDINPFRMEDVEYAIATRVRADRDVMVIVGVRGSSLDPCRIGDGTNVKMGIDATMVMGEEEKFIRAEWD, from the coding sequence ATGCGAAATTTTATTGAAAAAATGCGGGAGGAAGGGAGAGTCATTGATATTGAAGACCCCTGTTCAACCATATTTGAAGCCCCGAAATTGGCGAGTGAGACCGATGATCTGCTCTTCTTCCACAAACTGGACGGTGACAGAAAGGGCGTGATGAATGTGACTGCATCGCGAGCGTCCCTCTCCTGTGCACTGGGTGTCCCTGAACATGATATTGTGCCGCGTCTGGCAGCAACCGGGCAGAATGGGACAATTATGGAGGGGGAACGGCTGAATATGGGTCAGCCGGATCTGAGCTCTCTTCCGGTGATGAAGCATTTCCCTCTTGATGCAGGGAGATATCTGACATCAGCGGTTGTCTTTTCGCAATATGGTGGTGTGGAGAATGCGTCCATTCATCGTATGCAGGTGCTGGATGAAAAGCGCCTGGCGGCTCGTCTTGTAGAGGGGAGGCATACTCATTCACTCCTCCAGGATGCCCTTGCAGATGGTGAACGCCTGCCTGTTGCAATAACCATCGGCACTCACCCGGCAGTGACCTTTGCCTCTTGCACTCGTGTTCCGCAGGGAAAGGAGATGCAGTATGCTGCTGAACTCCTGGGTGGGGATATTTCACTGAATACCTGTTCAAACGGTGTACGTGTGCCGGATGCAGAGATTGTGCTGGAAGGGTATATCGGCAGTGAGACCACAGAAGAAGGTCCGTTCGTGGATATCACCGGCACGTATGATCCTATCCGGCAGGGACCGGTGATTGAACTGACCGGGATGTACATGAAGCCGGATGCCATCTATCACGGTATTCTTCCGGCAGGCAATGAACATAAAATCCTGATGGGGATGCCCTATGAACCAAAGATCTTCCAGGCGGTTGCAGGTGTAACCCGCGTTAAAAACGTGGTCTTGACAACCGGAGGATGTGGGTATCTGCATGGTATTGTCCAAATAAAAAAGAGCACGCAGGGTGATGCGAAAAATGCGATTATGGCGGCCTTTGCTGCCCATACATCCCTGAAACATGTGGTGGTGGTTGATGAGGATATCAACCCGTTCCGTATGGAGGATGTGGAGTATGCCATTGCAACCCGTGTGCGTGCCGATCGTGATGTGATGGTTATTGTTGGTGTCCGTGGTTCATCTCTTGACCCCTGTCGTATTGGTGACGGCACCAATGTGAAGATGGGGATCGATGCCACCATGGTCATGGGCGAAGAAGAGAAGTTTATCCGGGCAGAATGGGACTGA